One Carettochelys insculpta isolate YL-2023 chromosome 1, ASM3395843v1, whole genome shotgun sequence genomic window, GGAACCGCTCATTTCTGGCTCCTCCTGTAGCCTGCATCCCTGGGCAGAGCTCCCCTTACACACctcagtcccccaccccagcgcAGTGAATGTGAGTGAGGTTGAGGGAGAGTGAAGAGTGGAGGGAAATGCAATGGAGTTACCCAGACGcaaggccttggggaaggggcagggcatgcacagagcccctgggcaggagaggggcagggagggcagcagaggtATTCGGCTTGGTGCATGAGGAAGTTAGCAGTGGGACCTTCCCCTGACGTAGGACagccgtgggggaggggagatgtccaGCTGGTGAGTGTTCAGCGGAGGGGTGGCATGGGGCACGGGCAGGTGGAGgcgaggtgggggcagggcttggggcagagcagaggtcaaGCACCTTACACTGCCAGCCACTTGGAAACACAGCAGCCCTGGCACCGGGGCTGACAGTGATGCCAGCCGAAGTAGACGAGGCCGGAGatttatgaagtttgcagatgggcTCGTTGAGTGGGGACAAAGAAGACAgatgtcctggggcctggcaatttaaaaggccccatGGTGCTTGGCCACTATAGAGGCTACAGCTGCAAAGGTAGCACCCGGAGCCCTGGGTGGCGCAcactgctgaagggctggcttggGTAGGCTCGTCCTCAGCCCTGTTGCTTTGTGCAGGGTTCCACCTCTTGCAGCTGCCCAGAGACGCCCCTCCCACCCGCCCAGGGCCCGCTGaaatctgctggctgccctgcttaCAGGATTCCTTAGGGGTGCATAAACTGCTATTAATCGCGGAAAGAGTCAAAGTTTGCAAGACTTCTTATTTATTTTGGCCTCTTCAAGATAGGATATAGCTCTGATACTCAGACAGACCCTCACAAGGTATAAGTGTCTATTGAATGCATCATATCTGACATGTCTCGAGAAGATGATAGGAAAATTCTGTGGTTTAATCATTAATCCATCAGGATGTCTTTTATTGACCGCTTAAATGATCAATTTGCACTAAGCTATTAACTTTTTGATGAGGTGAATGACATAGATAGTATAAAACTCAATGTAGTACTATAATACATGCAATAATTAATTCAAATGATGGTGGCTCCTTTGCATAACACTGGTTGCTTGTTTGGCTCCTGGACCAGTGAGTATCACTGGAATACAATTTCAACAGATGCTCCTCAATGATCAGGGGGAACAAAACCCAGCAAGGCTGGATTGGCACTGGAAACATCAAAGAGAGTGGCAGCGATGGTTCTGCATGGGGGAGCAGTTTTTGGATGAAACAATAGCGGTTGTGGCTGTCTACCCGCTcaagagatgttttaaaaattgcaccTTCACAATATTAATTTCCTTCTTGAAGTTCCAAAGCATTGCATTATTGCCCTGAGTCACACATTTCCCCTGCCCCCGATGACCATCCACCTCATCCTACTGATTAGTAAAGAACAAATTTCAGGAGAACATGCAAGACGTTTACTGTACCATAGAAAtgctccatgcttcatttgccacATTTAGATTCCTTCCAAAACCTGTCTAGACTAAGCCTCGCCAAAATGGGACAGCAGACAGGTCATGAAGGGCAACTTTGGGATCAGCAGAATGGCTGAGCAGGGAGACGTGTTCTGTAGCTGATGGGATAGTAGGCAGTGGAAGGGCTGCTACTGCCTTCCCCACTCGAGATGGGCAGAGAATGGGCAGTCATGAGGGAAGAAGACGTAGATCTTCAGAGTATGTCCTAGGGCACGTGCATAATACAGGCTGGCTTCTCAATTGCCTTGTATCTTGTTTAGTCATTTACTTCAACACACAGTGGGTGATGTTACAAAGGGATGAATTAAAACTCTTGTCTCTCGCCCATCACAGAAAGGGAACTTGTTCCGCTTCTTTTTTCTGAATTGGGGCTGAAAGAGGAGTGAGGAAGGGCTATGCCAGTTACCCGACCCAACTTTTGTTCCCTAACAAAATGTatccttctctaaggtgcttataTGGTCCTGATTGCcagagtatctgagcacctcactacACTTCTGTGAGGTACAGTAGCTCTATCATCCCCACTggtcagaggggaaactgaggcactgagaagcTAAGCAACTtggtcaaggtcacacagaagCTCTGTGGGAGAGGATGGAATTGACAGCAGCAGCTCAAATCCGAGGCTAGTGTCCTaaccctttggaaaaaaatacatgTCTGTAGAATGCCACTCTTTGCTAGAGTGGGCCAGTTTTCACTTTCAAGCTATGAGCAACGTGCAGAGGAAGCAGGCATCTGGATCTCTGCAACCTTACCACCAGAGaaggtttatatatttttttcttttttcgagatttttcaaaacaaagtcagaagttcagtttcaatattttcccttgtctctctcttttcccatggTCAATTGCAATGAAGGTCAATAGCTTTTTGTCACAGAAGTTCTTTAGAACATTTGATCTATACTAACTAGCAACTGTTTCAAGACAGCAGTGGTATCAATGAAATCAGCTGGACGACAGCAGAAGACCCGGGGGAATAATTGGAATCACATATGGTGAAGAACTCAGGCCCAAACTTTGCAGTCCCCAAGGGATTTGCATTCTCTTATTGGTCAAGGAAGTGGAAGCTTTCTTTCACTGGCTCCCTAAACTGTCAGTCCTCATTATTTCACCACTCCCTCATAATGACATCACCAGGAGTGTATAAAATCTTGCCAGAGGGGAAGAAAAGTAAGGCAGTGTTTGGAGTTCTGGGGTAggttgggggttgtgcttgggaATAAGGTTTTGAAGGGGGTTTcctgtctttcttttttgtttttacccttCCTTGGTCATGTGTTTTTGTTTATGCTCCTAAGAAATGTTTGGCTGTGTGCTGTGCTTATATTGTGAAGGAGTTGGTCTTAAGCCCTTTCTCTCCTGTGACAGACTCATGTGCTTTTCATACACTTAAAAGCAACTTAGAACCAATAGAATCTACAGCCTTCAAAGGGCTTATAAAAATGAGACCTCTTTTTTTTCTGGTGACTCTTATGTGACAGAAAGGAGGAGCACTTTGTTATCTATATAGTAAAATTTTTGGCTCCACTGCTTTTTACAGAGTAAGTTCTAGATACCAGCCACTTGTTAAGCTGCTGGGGCTACCAATTGGCCATTTTCTGGAGTAGAACCATCTTGTTCCCTTTGAAGGGCTGTAGCTCCCTTAGGAAGGGTTACAACTTGCAAAGTAAGCTTCTCTCTCTTCAGGCATATCTAATTCCACTATGGATTCTAATGGCAAGGATACAAAGATGGCATCCctggagcatggggaggaggaacagcaggtAGGTATTGCCTCTTAGGCATCACTGGTTCAGTTGACAAAGACAAAAGATGTCTGGCTTACCCTATTTAAAaccacttctcccctccctgtccagtgaCCTTTCTGATCAGGCTCATCTCTGTCAAGTGAGACATAGCTGTTAGGTGTGCTAGCTCTGTAGCCTCTTGCACCGTTACAGAATCCTTTTGACTCGGGGATAACAGTTGAAAAGTAATGAGTGGCTCCAAGCTCCAGCCTTGCTTCTGACTTGCTCATTTTCCTCCTTGCCTCCCTAGACTGCCTTGAAGAGGGTGACCAGTCTACCGCTAGTGAATGCTGCCTGTGACTTGGCTGCAACTGCCTATGCCTCCACCAAGGAGAGCCATCCCTACGTCAAGTCTCTGTgtgacctggcagagaagggagcgACATCCATAACCAACGTTGCAGTCGGCAGCCCCGAGTCAGTTCCCCCTGTATTTGAACctcagggtgagtgaagtctctgcagagctgtgtgtgtgtgtgtgtgtgtgtgtgtgtgacaactTGACCATAGGTGCTTAAGAAATGTAGGCCTGCAATATTAGAGGTGGGCATGATGGTAGTGTAGAAAGGTACAGAAGCCCAGGGATGTAAATATCCACCTAGAGGATAAGGAAGGGGTTTGTTGACACTGACTGTTGCTGAACCTGCAGTTGCCTTCATTGTGGCCAGGAAGTAAAGATTCCGGCTCAGCTAACTTTCTTTCAAGAGCAATAATCTTTGCAGGAGATCCAACTGCAAAATGAGCGGATCCCTGTACAACAAGGGATGCTCTAACCTCTTTCAGTCAGGCTGTTTCAGCCTCCTCTACTTAGTACCTGTGGGCCAACAAAACTGCCAAGAGTTTAAAAATGGCTCTGAGCTGCTTGTTGAGCTATTGCCTGATGTGACCAGCTATGTCATCCGCATGAAGGAAACAATTAACCGACTGTTGCAGTTGAGGCTTTGTGAATGCCCTTCAAAAGGTACCAGACAGCTACTAAGATGAGGTCAAAATCCTACAAGCTGTAAGACTATGTGGAGTGAAATCCTTCCATGTAGTCCAGCTCTACTGCATACAAACCCAAAAAAACCTCTTGCATGAAGAAGGAGCCTGGGAAGTAGAGGGTTAAGAATTGTGCAGTAAGCAAGGGGGCGCAGGAACATTCTGCTGCTAGTGGTAACAATCTTGCCTGGGTAAGTGGAAGGAAACCCTAACCTGCAGGAGAGAGACCCTCTCCCACAAGGTGTTTGCACTAAGTAAATGAGGGGCTtgtcccttccttccccatgcCCAGTGAGGCTCTAGATGGTGTCATAGTTGCCGTACACCGACGCTTGCATTCACTCTATGGCAGCCTGAATGCTTGGAAGACCAAGGGGTGTCATTAGAGATGAGCCAGATGCTCTACCTCATGCAGTggcaaaacccaaaaaaccagaTGGAAATATGCTGTGTCTCAACAGGGACTAAGGCTGTTGCTGAAGTAGAGAAGGTGGAGGAGACTCTACCAACTCCTCAGCAGACTGCTGAGATGGTAAGTCTGTCCCCACAATGACATGTTGAGCAATATTTTACGAACGCCACTTAAGGTGGAGGCAGGTGTCTAAGGCCTGATAGCAAGCTGCAGATCTTCTACTGAAGAGTTGACGACCTCTTGGGCTGAACAAGGGACAATTCCTGACCTCGGGCCAGGACTCGAGGCAGTTCACTCACATTCAGACTCCAATAGGGCATCTTGTAAAATGGCCGTGTTCCgtaaggctgggtgtgggggaggaatagGGTCACCCTAGCAAGGTAGGGAGTTCTTAATGTCTAGATGGACAAGTGGTAAACATCCTCTAGTGACTCGACTCCCTGGGCCAATGTGGTTCATTGCCCTGAATGTCTGGTCAGTAATGTCTTGCTTGACCCTTCTCTCCAGGCTGTGCCTGACACACAGGAGTCGGTCTCCTCCAGACTGACAGATGTCAAGGAGGCCATGAGCAGAGTGGTAGACAGGACGAAGGAGGCTGTGCAGGATGGGCTGAAGGCCACCAAGTCAGCAGTGACGGACAGCATGAGCACAGTAGCAGAATCCAGAATGGGCCAACTGGCCATGAGCAGAAtggaagcagtgctggggaagtcaGAAGAGCTCTTGGATCACTACCTTCCCATGACAGAGGAGGAACTGGGTCAGAACACAAAGGACAGGGCTATGGGTTCAAAGAGCAAAGTAACACTCCCTTTGGTCCCAACTTGTCTGGACAAGACTGAGAAGCCTATCAGCCTGCACTGGCTGACAGATGGGCAGCATTTTCATGTGTAACGTTCTTGGCCAAGGGAGTTCCTGGCTACATGCCCATTGAAAATGATGTGAGCAAGTGGGGGGAAAGGGTGCTGCTCGAAGGTACTATGGGCATGAATTCGGACTACTTCTTGGAGTCCATTTCAAGTGTGCAGAAACAGTCCTAGCCCTCTTTGTTTGGGGTCAGTTATTAGCCACCTTAAAGGCAGAGGTTGGTCTCGTGGCTTTTTGAAGGGCTATTCCACCAAGAATTTGGGGTAGCATTGGGCAGTTGAGTATAGCTTGTCCTCCTTTCCCAAGCTCTTACCCTCAGATTCTTCTTGCCTTCAGCTGAACTTGCTGAATCCATGGAAGGGACTCCAGCGTCTTCAGCACAAGCACCGGAGCATCGCAGCTACTTTGTGCGTTTGGGTTCCCTGTCGGCCAAACTCCGCCAGCGCGCCTACCGCTATTCCCTAGACAAGATGAGGCATACCAGCCAAAGCATCAATGAGGCTCTGTCCCAGCTTCGTCAGGTCATCGGACTGGTAAGGACTTGCTCCGCTTCAGGAGGCGGTCTACTAGTAAACTCTAGCCCAGTGCCTGGGCAAATAGAGTTGCTGGTGGCTTGGACTCCTTTGCCCTACTCCCCTGCCTTTCAGGCCAGGGAACTCTTCCACTTCATCTTGTGTGGACCAGGGCGTGATAGGCTTATAGAACATAAAATGTCTGCAGGTTGAAGTTGTGTCCTCAAGCAGTAGAGCTAGAGGAACTGAGATATTAATTCAATCCCTTTCTAGATTGAATACATCAAAGAAGGTGTGGGGCTCCAAGATGCCCGGGAGAAGTTCCAGGAGATGTGGCTGAACTGGAGTCAAAAGCAGCCAAAAGGCAGTGAGATCACAGACGTGGAAGAGACAAGGATATGTCCATAGCTTTGCCCTTCTGCTCGGAGGCTGAAAAGTGTTTTGGGCCTTGCAAGGTAGCTGCTGAGCTCCTCAACCAGACGACAGATACCTGGTGACCTCCTACCTTGAGGGGAAAACAGGGTTGCCCATAAGTGTTCCTCGAATACATCTCAAATTGGTCACTCGTGAATGCTGTGTCCAAGGGGCTTCACTTCCCTTCTTGGTAGGGTAGCTGTAA contains:
- the LOC142007188 gene encoding perilipin-3-like encodes the protein MDSNGKDTKMASLEHGEEEQQTALKRVTSLPLVNAACDLAATAYASTKESHPYVKSLCDLAEKGATSITNVAVGSPESVPPVFEPQEAQGWTKAVAEVEKVEETLPTPQQTAEMAVPDTQESVSSRLTDVKEAMSRVVDRTKEAVQDGLKATKSAVTDSMSTVAESRMGQLAMSRMEAVLGKSEELLDHYLPMTEEELAELAESMEGTPASSAQAPEHRSYFVRLGSLSAKLRQRAYRYSLDKMRHTSQSINEALSQLRQVIGLIEYIKEGVGLQDAREKFQEMWLNWSQKQPKGSEITDMESETLAMSRSILQQLQDACQVLVSSIQGLPTSLQDKVQQVYRNMEELHASFSSVGSFQDLSSSLLTQSREMVSRAQEYVDELMAYMMQNAPLSWIVGPFIPSGKGSAGSMEPPSQENEDKEGEVATASKAD